From the Homo sapiens chromosome 1, GRCh38.p14 Primary Assembly genome, one window contains:
- the MRPS15 gene encoding small ribosomal subunit protein uS15m — translation MLRVAWRTLSLIRTRAVTQVLVPGLPGGGSAKFPFNQWGLQPRSLLLQAARGYVVRKPAQSRLDDDPPPSTLLKDYQNVPGIEKVDDVVKRLLSLEMANKKEMLKIKQEQFMKKIVANPEDTRSLEARIIALSVKIRSYEEHLEKHRKDKAHKRYLLMSIDQRKKMLKNLRNTNYDVFEKICWGLGIEYTFPPLYYRRAHRRFVTKKALCIRVFQETQKLKKRRRALKAAAAAQKQAKRRNPDSPAKAIPKTLKDSQ, via the exons ATGCTGAGGGTCGCGTGGAGGACGCTGAGTTTGATTCGGACCCGGGCAGTTACCCAGGTCCTAGTACCCGGGCTGCCGGGCGGTGGGAGCGCCAAGTTTCCTTTCAACCAGTGGGGCCTGCAGCCTCGAA GTCTCCTCCTCCAGGCCGCGCGCGGATATGTCGTCCGGAAACCAG CCCAGTCTAGGCTGGATGATGACCCACCTCCCTCTACGCTGCTCAAAGACTACCAGAATGTCCCTGGAATTGAGAA GGTTGATGATGTCGTGAAAAGACTCTTGTCTTTGGAAATGGCCAACAAG AAGGAGATGCTAAAAATCAAGCAAGAACAGTTTATGAAGAAGATTGTTGCAAACCCAGAGGACACCAGATCCCTGGAGGCTCGAA TTATTGCCTTGTCTGTCAAGATCCGCAGTTATGAAGAACACTTGGAGAAACATCGAAAG GACAAAGCCCACAAACGCTATCTGCTAATGAGCATTGACCAGAGGAAAAAGATGCTCAAAAACCTCCGTAACACCAACTATGATGTCTTTGAGAAGATATGCTGGGGGCTGGGAATTGAGTACACCTTCCCCCCTCTGTATTACCGAAGAGCCCACCGCCGATTCGTGACCAAGAAGGCTCTGTGCATTCGG GTTTTCCAGGAGACTCAAAAGCTGAAGAAGCGAAGAAGAGCCTTAAAGGCTGCAGCAGCAGCCCAAAAACAAGCAAAGCGGAGGAACCCAGACAGCCCTGCCAAAGCCATACCAAAGACACTCAAAGACAGCCAATAA